A part of Candida albicans SC5314 chromosome 2, complete sequence genomic DNA contains:
- a CDS encoding cleavage polyadenylation factor subunit (Ortholog(s) have RNA binding, protein heterodimerization activity and role in mRNA polyadenylation, pre-mRNA cleavage required for polyadenylation, response to DNA damage checkpoint signaling) yields MFIPQNKSKRLSLDKIGQLEEDLELNPLDYNKWQKLIDQLIIKDNQEQVRNTFDKYLKIFKFDGASWCKYIKYELNRDEKEKVENLFQQCLGITDNVELCRLYVDYVRGVTDFVTGGEKARGVVVQAFEFAINKVGIDITSESLWQDYIQFLQSWNPNANWEQQQKIDLIRKVYKKFLTIPTENIEVSWSQYTKWENELNPATASKFISEKSGEFMLARSWNTEFNRITDKSLKRNLNPGDHNDEDVVKQLKYWLRWLELEKENKLELKDETVNDKRIQYVYKQATYALPFVPEIWFQYVKYLLVQNEEGNLQESIRLLKEGGLVLNPKSMLLTFQLAELYERDNSFNNAKIVFKNLLDALQKDYNSVANQIAELKERIDPATDKDNIQEDDDDNEEEEEEENDNDNDNDNGGDSKQQPPSKKLKLNPNGGQNGSNSENNGEAVSAPSSSVKLPQVYRISLADSKQLLSFENEQKRLSDAITLTYVKFMIASKRSEGIKEARNVFKQARKFTDIGYQIFIESALLEHYSDKKSTALKIFDLGKKNFATNGKFLLNYLDYLIMINDVDTMRTVIQSSDANFTKEIGNLQEELKLTNLDPITRKKLEKQITNLKKFLKQLYKKYISFAATFLSLDVTHSFAKKCEQLFPKDDPIDLFTDRYKLDNINIIKKDELGRDDILTSFDGIIDEEELQRLKRRKLSNGSGSSSSYSFNEEESKSAIKNIEEQKTRVQQEQDQENQGINKPEESFVGPSIIALMSALPNASYFGLPSESVFNSEKLVTLFANLSNIPSQ; encoded by the coding sequence ATGTTTATCCCTCAGAATAAGTCTAAACGACTTTCTCTTGATAAAATTGGTcaattagaagaagatttagaaTTAAATCCATTAGATTATAATAAATGgcaaaaattaattgatcaattaatcaTTAAAGATAATCAAGAACAAGTTCGAAACacatttgataaatatttgaaaatttttaaatttgatggTGCTTCATGGTGTAAATATATTAAATATGAATTAAATcgtgatgaaaaagaaaaagttgaaaatttatttcaacAATGTTTAGGAATCACCGATAATGTTGAATTATGTCGATTATACGTTGATTATGTTCGTGGTGTTACTGATTTTGTCACTGGAGGAGAAAAAGCTCGTGGTGTGGTGGTCCAAGCATTTGAATTTGCCATTAATAAAGTTGGCATAGATATAACTAGTGAAAGTTTATGGCAAgattatattcaatttttacaaaGTTGGAACCCAAATGCCAATTgggaacaacaacaaaaaatcgATTTAATTAGAAAAGTTTATAAAAAATTCTTGACCATACCTAcagaaaatattgaagTTAGTTGGTCTCAATACACCAAATGggaaaatgaattaaatcCAGCTACAGCATCGAAATTCATATCAGAAAAATCTGGTGAATTTATGTTGGCTCGTTCTTGGAATACAGAATTTAATCGTATAACTGATAAGAGTTTAAAACGTAATTTAAACCCTGGTGACcataatgatgaagatgttgttaaacaattgaaatattggCTTAGGTGGttagaattagaaaaagaaaataaactaGAATTAAAAGATGAAACTGTAAATGATAAACGTATTCAATACGTATATAAACAAGCTACGTATGCTCTACCTTTTGTTCCGGAAATTTGGTTTCAATACgtcaaatatttattagtACAGAATGAAGAAGGTAATTTACAAGAAAGTATACGACTTTTAAAAGAAGGTGGGCTTGTTTTAAATCCGAAAAGTATGCTTCTTACTTTTCAACTTGCTGAATTATATGAAAGAgataattcatttaataatgcCAAAATTgtgtttaaaaatttactTGATGCCTTACAAAAAGATTATAATTCTGTGGCCAATCAAATTGCTGAATTAAAAGAACGTATTGATCCTGCAACAGATAAAGATAATATTCAGGAAGATGACGACGAcaacgaagaagaagaagaagaagaaaacgaTAACGATAACGATAACGATAACGGTGGAGACctgaaacaacaaccaccCTCAAAAAAACTTAAACTTAACCCCAATGGTGGTCAAAATGGATCTAATAGTGAAAATAACGGAGAAGCAGTATCAgcaccatcatcatcagtcAAGCTTCCCCAAGTTTATAGAATCTCATTAGCCGATTCCAAACAATTATTgtcatttgaaaatgaacaaaAGCGTTTATCAGATGCAATTACTCTAACTTATGTTAAATTTATGATAGCTAGTAAACGTTCCGAAGGAATTAAAGAAGCTCGTaatgttttcaaacaaGCAAGAAAATTCACTGATATTGgatatcaaatatttattgaaagTGCCCTTTTGGAACATTATTCTGATAAAAAATCTACGgcattaaaaatatttgatcttggtaaaaaaaattttgctACTAATGGGAAATtcttattgaattatttagattatttaattatgATTAATGATGTTGATACAATGAGAACGGTTATACAATCATCCGATGCTAATTTCACTAAAGAAATTGGTAATTTacaagaagaattgaaattaactAATTTAGACCCTATAACTAGgaaaaaacttgaaaaacaaatcactaatttaaaaaaatttttaaaacaattgtataaaaaatatatttcatttgCTGCTACATTTTTATCATTGGATGTTACTCATAGTTTTGCTAAAAAATGTGAACAATTGTTTCCTAAGGATgatccaattgatttattcacTGATCGATATAAATTggataatataaatattatcaaaaaagatgaattaGGTAGAGATGATATATTAACATCATTTGATGGAAtcattgatgaagaagaattacaaCGTTTAAAAAGACGTAAATTATCTAATGGCAGTggttcatcatcatcatattcatttaatgaagaagaatcaaaatctgcaattaaaaatattgaagaacaaaaaacaagagttcaacaagaacaagatcAAGAAAATCAAGGAATTAATAAACCTGAAGAATCATTTGTTGGACCTTCAATTATTGCTTTGATGTCGGCTTTACCTAATGCTTCTTATTTTGGTTTACCTTCAGAAAGTGTATTTAATAGTGAAAAATTAGTAACTTTGTTTGccaatttatcaaacatTCCACTGCAATAA
- the SAM37 gene encoding SAM complex subunit (Protein of the mitochondrial outer membrane, component of the Sorting and Assembly Machinery (SAM) involved in insertion of proteins into the outer membrane; mutants show loss of mtDNA), with the protein MLQLHVWGKDNEISIISPSCIASAYLLNQVLTPQNIEFEIIPSNNTNLSDINQLPVLIDNETKEKYNGYNEIIRFIESKYLSTSTKLSLVSYLPSDSLKTTKEKLINKGLINLLINKFEYINQYNLYLNNKNYENYTRKLFSSYLPFPMMYNQPSKYYAQAQEQVKILGLSKQKVSFFDFTTGNNEQGSIDVAPTELINDEDDEEGDEDEDGANVAISSLHERQLLKKSKSKQVLKESRNSMKCLILITQYIERFKTIFQHQQRDSDEEFGFIFNNQNPSSSEILFYAYIFCLTYEKLPDRFIFNYLKLKQDYTLKFITEIMNKNQISKNKFRNPIGNEIPSLTNEVKYWIGSIEY; encoded by the coding sequence ATGTTACAATTACACGTTTGGGGCAAAGATAAtgaaatatcaataatttcacCATCATGTATTGCATCAgcttatttattaaatcaagtGTTAACACcacaaaatattgaatttgaaataattcCATCAAATAATACCAATTTATCTgatattaatcaattacCGGTATTAATCGATAATGAAACCAAAGAGAAATATAATGGATATAATGAAATCATaagatttattgaatctaAATATTTGTCAACGTCAACAAAGTTATCATTAGTATCATATTTACCTAGTGATTCgttgaaaacaacaaaagaaaagttaattaataaaggattaataaatttattaattaataaatttgaatatattaatcaatataatttatatttaaataataaaaattatgaaaattatactagaaaattattttcttcttatttACCATTCCCAATGATGTATAATCAACCATCGAAATATTATGCTCAAGCTCAAGAACAAGTCAAGATATTAGgtttatcaaaacaaaaagttaGTTTTTTCGATTTTACAACTGGAAATAATGAACAAGGATCAATAGATGTGGCCCCAACGGAGTTAATCAATGacgaagatgatgaagaggGAGACGAAGACGAAGACGGAGCTAATGTCGCCATTAGTTCATTACATGAAAGACAATtattaaagaaatcaaaatcaaaacaagtattaaaagaatcaaGAAATTCTATGAaatgtttgattttaattactcaatatattgaaagatttaaaacaattttccAACATCAACAAAGAGACAGTGACGAAGAATTTggatttatatttaataatcaaaacCCCAGTTCTAGTGAAATATTATTCTATGCTTACATTTTCTGTTTAACCTATGAAAAATTACCTGATAGatttatattcaattatttaaaattgaaacaagattatacattgaaatttattactGAGATTATGAATAAGAATCAAATaagtaaaaataaatttagaAATCCAATTGGAAACGAAATACCGAGTTTAACAAATGAAGTTAAATATTGGATtggatcaattgaatattaa
- a CDS encoding uncharacterized protein (Possible vacuolar protein; Hap43-induced gene), with protein MKVSVLTTFLLSILLTNAVVIPDDFFPQETPAPLPTRSTKTSDSIHLFKRIREVIINKDYARNQAAKTQSSSSTVTPPPKWVRTLTDGKVEIVTPTIIQGVTFNAQPPSTTNGLEYWVSLKDDGSPKTIKPQMKNGQIKNGRPDYSTWFQTATTIVYNKEQLKAHNMADDEIFEEVKYIQEGDLENHLLSPIIRCTPDRYKKKGIGRDKTTEPFCTPKDDARLTKDKTYFVTWYSRFFDENKVDKVRIHLSNIKESLKQKGLKKRDEQTNQEFDKRSKVLEMGGKVTDFSFFTSDWISNDQGYFPLYIDENWFGSEYWRKVLISIQPDNIPDEEFNVLQNSIVVEIWKGVKVSKDHLTDLKKLEEKYANRHMHDIEVEEGVDFEKYMIMMGLPTCVLIAGFGMWLFVTINKIDLSSIKKRKFARKNTTHKRIPFKTKSNKDYDHLPQFNTELDELKHD; from the coding sequence ATGAAAGTATCAGTATTAACAACATTTTTATTACTGATCCTTCTAACTAACGCTGTTGTTATTCCTGACGATTTCTTCCCCCAGGAAACTCCGGCACCACTACCAACCAGAAGTACAAAAACTTCCGACTCAATACACCTTTTCAAACGTATAAGAGAAgttataatcaataaagATTATGCTAGAAATCAAGCAGCCAAAACTCAATCATCTTCCTCCACGGTAACCCCACCACCTAAATGGGTTCGTACTTTGACCGATGGGAAAGTTGAGATTGTTACCCCAACAATCATTCAAGGTGTAACTTTTAATGCTCAACCACCAAGTACAACTAATGGATTAGAATATTGGGTTTCATTAAAAGATGATGGATCTCCGAAAACCATCAAAccacaaatgaaaaatggacaaatcaaaaatggACGTCCTGATTATAGTACATGGTTTCAAACTGCCACTACTATTGTTTATAATAAAGAACAATTAAAAGCACATAATATGGcagatgatgaaatttttgaagaagttaaatatattcaagaaggtgatttagaaaatcatttattaaGTCCAATTATTAGATGTACTCCTGATAGATATAAGAAAAAGGGAATTGGTAGAGATAAAACTACTGAACCATTTTGTACACCTAAAGATGATGCTAGATTAACAAAAGATAAAACTTATTTTGTTACTTGGTATTCAAGATTTTTCgatgaaaataaagttgATAAAGTTAGAATTCATTTATCTAATATTAAAGAAAgtttaaaacaaaaaggattaaagaaaagagatgaacaaacaaatcaggaatttgataaaagaTCAAAAGTACTTGAAATGGGTGGTAAAGTCActgatttttcatttttcactTCTGATTGGATTTCAAATGATCAAGGATATTTCCCATTatatattgatgaaaattgGTTTGGATCAGAATATTGGCGGaaagttttgatttcaattcaaccaGATAATATTcctgatgaagaatttaatGTTTTACAAAATTCTATTGTTGTAGAAATTTGGAAAGGTGTTAAAGTATCAAAAGATCATTTAactgatttgaaaaaattagaagaaaaatatgcTAATAGACATATGCATGAtattgaagttgaagaaggagttgattttgaaaaatatatgaTTATGATGGGATTACCAACTTGTGTATTAATTGCTGGATTTGGAATGTGGTTATTTGTCACgattaataaaattgatttgagtAGTATTAAAAAACGGAAATTTGCTAGAAAAAATACTACTCATAAAAGAATCCCATTTAAAACTAAATCTAATAAAGATTATGATCATTTACCTCAATTCAATACTGAACTCGATGAACTAAAACATGATTAA
- a CDS encoding Zn(2+) transporter (Ortholog of S. cerevisiae Zrt3, vacuolar membrane zinc transporter; predicted Kex2 substrate; induced in oralpharyngeal candidasis; flow model biofilm induced; Spider biofilm induced): MIEILHNLSQGWTLTLLSSCLCILGTLIILIDDIYYTCLPKFITSKFKIQIKQNYRFLNGSLAFSSGCLIFTSLYRLLPSAHEYLANSNNNNNNNNNNNNHSGHTHNLDENGEGADDNHQWNQFILILSYIMGILICLSFNYILHLLTSESVVHCNHGGDVTTDLHDINGDLENQIGVHHHHQHHHHGDTLFNDNYNGSDGRGDHNKNSNSVTETTPLIDNTKNGVASVPVATARKRKSIIQLILKHDDIEDGSGGECKGYSSAELCTFHNNNNNKISTKLNGDGNECDSNISEELDGGHPGVEEEGEGVVVQQTQQLHYCEIPTLSQELIENNNNNNNNNNVNAYSYPPENDIDHFSNTINNFDGNDANNNNNNNIDMGPLYSIHSKSSHSLHSHAHSHAHSHARSHRSHKIDHHHHVNSPLSRLLTIGIQTTLAITLHKLPEGFITYITSETNPQLGISIFISLLIHNFTEGFSMCLPLYYSMNNSTKYPKLKAIIISSTLGGLSQPLGAILGYFFLLFNSHNKNSDNDYDVDKLNRIFGITMAITSGFLTVISLSMYGSSVSFGGNINFVMTWCIIGISVIGITSVLT; this comes from the coding sequence ATGATTGAAATATTACATAACCTATCTCAAGGTTGGACATtaacattattatcatcatgtCTATGTATATTAGGTACATTAATcatattaattgatgatatttattatacTTGTTTACCAAAATTCATTAcatcaaaatttaaaattcaaattaaacaaaattatcGATTTTTAAATGGGTCATTAGCTTTTAGTTCTGGTTGTTTAATTTTCACTTCTTTATATCGTTTATTACCCAGTGCTCATGAATATTTAGCCAATagcaataacaataacaacaacaacaacaacaacaacaaccataGTGGGCACACACATAATTTAGATGAAAATGGTGAGGGGGCAGATGATAATCATCAATGgaatcaatttatattgatattatcTTATATCATGGGGatattaatttgtttaagtttcaattatatattaCATTTATTGACTAGTGAAAGTGTTGTTCATTGCAATCATGGAGGTGATGTAACTACTGATTTACATGACATTAATGGTGATCTAGAAAATCAAATAGGtgttcatcatcatcatcaacatcatcaccatGGTGATACATTGTTTAATGACAACTATAATGGATCAGACGGAAGAGGAGACCATAATAAGAATTCAAATAGTGTGACGGAAACTACTCCATTGATTGATAATACCAAAAATGGAGTTGCTAGTGTTCCTGTTGCTACTGCACGTAAACggaaatcaataattcaattaattttaaaacatgatgatattgaagatgGATCAGGTGGTGAATGTAAAGGTTATTCATCAGCTGAATTATGTACTTTccataacaacaataacaacaagatACTGACTAAATTAAATGGTGATGGAAATGAATGTGATAGTAATATTAGTGAAGAACTAGATGGTGGACATCCGGGTGTTGAAGAAGAGGGTGAAGGAGTTGTTGTTCAACAAACTCAACAATTGCATTATTGTGAGATTCCAACTTTATCtcaagaattaattgaaaataataataataataataataataataatgtcaATGCTTATTCATATCCACCAGAGAATGATATAgatcatttttcaaacacTATCAACAACTTTGATGGTAACGATgctaacaacaacaacaacaacaatattgatATGGGTCCattatattcaattcattcaaaatcatcacATAGTCTTCATTCTCATGCTCATTCTCATGCTCATTCTCATGCCCGTTCACATCGTTCACATAAAATtgatcatcatcatcatgtAAATTCTCCATTATCTCGATTATTAACCATTGGTATTCAAACAACATTAGCTATAACATTACATAAATTACCTGAAGGTTTCATCACTTATATTACATCAGAAACAAATCCTCAATTAGGTATATCCATTTTTATAAGTTTATTGATTCATAATTTCACTGAAGGATTTTCAATGTGTTTACCattatattattcaatGAATAATTCAACTAAATATCCTAAATTAAAAGCTATAATTATAAGTTCTACTTTAGGGGGATTATCTCAACCTTTAGGTGCAATTTTAggttatttctttttattattcaatagtcacaataaaaatagtgacaatgattatgatgttgataaattgaatcgAATATTTGGTATTACTATGGCTATTACTAGTGGATTTTTAACGGTTATTTCATTATCTATGTATGGTAGTAGTGTTTCATTTGGTGGaaatattaattttgtCATGACTTGGTGTATAATTGGTATTAGTGTTATTGGTATAACTTCAGTATTAACATAA
- a CDS encoding uncharacterized protein (Protein of unknown function; Hap43-induced gene), with translation MLAQQQPPTPTPTPQQSQPQPQPQPQPQQMSQSRKSKSKKKQSYYDEEVRTLPSGAPVDFGHGKKSTSKPKSKSKPASSSTTNFKLTASPSLPSGAKPNFQPYKSTSPSPPPPPPPSTQPSTSTSTSPTPRTSTGNKNHHNRHQSNHSDYDNDHPQLSLPNGKKPNFFNNNNNDKKFSTIPFDSSINLIRKQYNNPNTKAIKEKKLDNNNNNNSSNNSNNSNNSNSAYYAGSSFHSSPDALNLPKPSFKSNNGSPRQSSGLRDY, from the coding sequence ATGCTagctcaacaacaaccaccaacaccaacaccaacaccacAGCAatcacaaccacaaccacaaccacaaccacaaccacaacagaTGCTGCAGTCAcgaaaatcaaaaagtaAAAAGAAGCAATCATattatgatgaagaagttaGAACTCTTCCAAGTGGAGCTCCAGTTGATTTTGGTCATGGTAAGAAATCTACATCTAAACcgaaatcaaaatcaaagcCTGCTTCATCTTCTACAACAAATTTCAAGTTGACTGCATCACCAAGTTTACCAAGTGGAGCTAAACCAAATTTCCAACCCTATAAATCAACATCTCcttcaccaccaccaccaccaccaccatcaacaCAACCATCTACATCTACATCTAcatcaccaacaccaagaaCATCAACTGGTAATAAGAATCACCATAATCGTCATCAAAGTAATCATAGTGATTATGATAATGATCATCCTCAATTATCATTACCTAATGGtaaaaaaccaaatttcttcaacaataacaataacgaTAAGAAATTTTCTACTATACCatttgattcatcaataaatttaattagaaaacaatataataatcCCAATACTAAAGCTATAAAGGAGAAAAAGTtggataataataataacaacaatagtagtaataatagtaataatagtaataatagtaatagtgCTTATTATGCTGGTTCATCATTTCATTCATCTCCTGATGCTTTAAATTTACCTAAACCTTCATTTAAACTGAATAATGGATCTCCTAGACAATCTAGTGGATTAAGagattattaa